One Sphingomonas sabuli genomic region harbors:
- a CDS encoding FAD-dependent oxidoreductase — MRHFAVVGSGPSGFYTAEALNKTYGDKARVDVIDRYPVPYGLVRFGVAPDHQSLKAVSKRYDSTADSAGVDFIGNVCVGKDVTVAELLVLYDAVVLATGAPNDRNLGIEGEDLPGVIGSAAFVGWYNGHPEFADLDPDLSGATAAVIGNGNVALDCARILSKTRAELESGDIVNHALGALEASHIESVSILGRRGPLQISMTPKELGELGRLEGATPVVEPDDFPQASADDELDPGQRKSVTLLREFAASGADPGKSRRIIFDFYAKPLRIEGEGKAERIIVERTRLDGDNRAIGTGETYAVPASLVISSIGYATPPMDGVPYDERGGKFLNDGGKIADRLYCVGWARRGPSGTIGTNRPDGYEVADLIAAAMLAEGGDDRAGADGLKALLEARGVMATDYDDWRRIDEMETANARLGAPREKFVRHDDWLGTLGR; from the coding sequence ATGCGCCACTTCGCCGTCGTCGGGTCGGGGCCATCGGGCTTCTACACCGCGGAGGCGCTCAACAAGACGTACGGCGACAAGGCGCGGGTCGACGTCATCGACCGCTACCCGGTGCCCTACGGGCTGGTCCGGTTCGGCGTCGCGCCCGATCATCAGTCGCTCAAGGCCGTGTCGAAGCGTTACGATTCCACCGCCGACAGCGCGGGCGTCGATTTCATCGGCAACGTGTGCGTGGGCAAGGACGTGACCGTCGCCGAGCTGCTCGTACTTTACGATGCTGTGGTGCTGGCGACCGGCGCCCCCAACGACCGCAACCTTGGCATCGAGGGGGAGGACCTGCCGGGCGTCATCGGCTCGGCAGCGTTCGTCGGCTGGTACAACGGCCATCCCGAATTTGCCGACCTCGACCCGGATCTGTCCGGCGCGACCGCGGCAGTGATCGGCAACGGCAATGTCGCGCTCGACTGCGCCCGCATTCTGTCCAAGACCCGCGCCGAGCTGGAAAGCGGCGACATCGTCAATCACGCCCTCGGCGCGCTCGAAGCGTCGCACATCGAGTCCGTCTCCATCCTCGGCCGCCGCGGTCCTCTGCAGATCAGCATGACGCCCAAGGAACTGGGCGAACTCGGGCGGCTGGAGGGCGCGACGCCCGTGGTCGAGCCGGACGACTTTCCACAGGCGAGCGCCGACGACGAACTGGATCCGGGCCAGCGCAAATCGGTCACCCTGCTTCGGGAATTCGCAGCCAGCGGTGCAGACCCGGGCAAATCACGGCGGATCATCTTCGACTTCTATGCCAAGCCGCTGCGCATCGAGGGCGAGGGCAAGGCCGAACGGATCATCGTCGAACGCACGCGGCTGGACGGCGACAATCGCGCCATCGGCACCGGCGAGACCTACGCGGTGCCGGCGTCGCTGGTGATCAGTTCGATCGGCTATGCCACCCCGCCGATGGACGGGGTCCCGTATGACGAACGCGGGGGCAAGTTCCTCAACGACGGCGGCAAGATCGCCGACCGACTTTACTGCGTCGGCTGGGCGCGGCGGGGGCCGTCCGGCACGATCGGCACCAATCGCCCCGACGGCTATGAAGTCGCCGACCTGATCGCCGCGGCGATGCTTGCGGAAGGCGGGGACGATCGCGCCGGCGCGGACGGCCTCAAGGCGCTGCTCGAGGCCCGCGGCGTGATGGCCACCGATTATGACGACTGGCGCCGGATCGACGAAATGGAGACCGCCAACGCTCGCCTCGGCGCCCCGCGCGAGAAGTTCGTCCGCCACGACGACTGGCTGGGGACGCTCGGCCGTTAA
- a CDS encoding class II aldolase/adducin family protein, protein MNRGISGTAPLQSVDIPSLESKVSDEEWAIRVDLACAYRMVAHYGWDDLIFTHLSARVPGPEHHFLLNPYQLMFEEVTASSLVKVDIHGNPVDPTPFITNPAGFTIHSAIHMAREDAQAVMHLHTPAGQAVSAHEDGLMPLTQTAMLVRSDLAFHDYEGVATDLDERERLVADLGDKGGMILRNHGTLAVGGNVGECFIKLYFIERACQAQIMALSGACSNPPQGTPELAAEQGMTGLKVAANLLAWPALKRKAYRLDPSFAT, encoded by the coding sequence ATGAACCGCGGGATTTCCGGCACTGCGCCGCTGCAGTCCGTCGACATCCCCTCGCTGGAAAGCAAGGTCAGCGACGAGGAATGGGCGATCCGCGTCGACCTGGCCTGCGCGTACCGGATGGTCGCGCACTACGGCTGGGACGACCTCATCTTCACCCATCTATCGGCGCGGGTACCGGGGCCGGAGCATCATTTCCTGCTCAATCCCTACCAACTCATGTTCGAGGAAGTGACGGCCAGTTCGCTGGTCAAGGTCGACATCCACGGCAATCCCGTCGACCCGACCCCGTTCATCACCAATCCGGCCGGGTTCACCATCCACAGCGCAATCCACATGGCGCGCGAGGATGCGCAGGCGGTGATGCACCTGCACACGCCCGCCGGGCAGGCAGTCAGCGCGCATGAAGACGGGCTGATGCCGCTGACCCAGACCGCGATGCTGGTGCGCAGCGACCTTGCCTTCCACGATTACGAAGGCGTCGCGACCGACCTCGACGAGCGCGAGCGGCTGGTCGCGGACCTTGGCGACAAGGGCGGCATGATCCTGCGCAACCACGGCACGCTGGCGGTCGGCGGCAACGTCGGCGAGTGCTTCATCAAGCTCTATTTCATCGAGCGGGCGTGCCAGGCGCAGATCATGGCGCTGTCGGGCGCGTGCAGCAATCCGCCGCAAGGCACGCCGGAACTGGCCGCCGAACAGGGCATGACGGGCCTCAAGGTCGCCGCCAATCTGCTCGCCTGGCCGGCGCTCAAGCGCAAGGCCTACCGCCTCGACCCGAGCTTCGCGACCTGA
- a CDS encoding sensor histidine kinase, which translates to MREARALTDDRQDSDGQNRYAADLPRTFGASLRGPSMYRLANYDIPARFSAPRTAGRAVVIFAFGLGCALLMIGTRSIVDIWLPGAGPFALVYPAVMLSALYGRWESAMVTFAVCFLWAWWWILPETRSFTFETQADASRVAVNAACGLITILFAEIFRVAVQRASEERDLEIERRIQLMAELGHRTKNNFALVASLLHTQRRRETDRTLQLAFDTAIGRVQSFAHAYEMLSDDAEFGTRVAMDRYIQRLLDTVAPALFAGKVAVDLAIEPIEFGREKAVAVGLVCNEALTNAAKYAFVGRQAGEVSISLTGDERSWVFEVADNGVGMAKEKLEGLGSRLLDAFSAQADARLKVDSSDRGTRVVLKSR; encoded by the coding sequence TTGCGCGAGGCGCGGGCACTTACGGACGATAGGCAAGACAGCGACGGCCAAAACCGTTACGCTGCCGACCTACCCCGCACCTTCGGTGCCAGTCTCCGGGGGCCGTCCATGTACCGATTAGCGAATTACGACATTCCAGCGCGCTTCTCCGCTCCGCGGACCGCGGGGCGGGCGGTCGTCATCTTCGCCTTCGGCCTGGGATGTGCGCTGCTGATGATCGGCACCCGCTCAATCGTCGATATCTGGTTGCCGGGGGCCGGGCCATTCGCCCTGGTCTATCCCGCGGTCATGCTGTCGGCGCTCTACGGCCGATGGGAATCGGCGATGGTTACTTTTGCTGTCTGCTTCCTGTGGGCCTGGTGGTGGATTTTGCCGGAAACCCGGTCTTTTACCTTCGAGACGCAGGCTGACGCATCGCGCGTCGCCGTAAACGCGGCGTGCGGACTGATCACGATCCTGTTCGCCGAGATTTTTCGCGTCGCGGTGCAACGCGCGAGTGAAGAGCGCGACCTGGAGATCGAACGCCGCATCCAGCTGATGGCCGAGCTTGGCCACCGCACGAAGAACAACTTCGCATTGGTCGCGAGCCTGCTGCACACGCAGCGCCGCCGGGAAACCGACCGCACGCTTCAGCTTGCTTTCGACACCGCCATCGGCCGCGTGCAGTCCTTTGCCCACGCCTATGAAATGCTGTCGGACGACGCCGAGTTCGGCACGCGTGTGGCCATGGACCGCTACATCCAACGGCTGCTCGACACGGTCGCACCGGCGCTGTTCGCCGGCAAGGTTGCGGTCGATCTCGCCATCGAACCGATCGAATTCGGACGGGAAAAGGCCGTCGCGGTGGGCCTAGTGTGCAACGAGGCGCTGACCAATGCCGCCAAATACGCCTTTGTCGGGAGGCAGGCCGGCGAAGTTTCAATCAGCCTGACCGGCGATGAGCGGAGCTGGGTCTTTGAAGTCGCGGACAATGGCGTGGGGATGGCCAAGGAGAAGCTCGAAGGTCTGGGCTCGCGCCTGCTCGATGCCTTTTCCGCCCAGGCCGATGCCCGGCTCAAGGTCGACTCATCGGATCGCGGAACACGGGTGGTGCTGAAGTCCCGCTAG
- a CDS encoding L-lactate dehydrogenase, translated as MRRAASVSDYRALAKARLPHFLFEYLDGGSYDEVTLERNVEDLRALALRQRVLRDVSDVQISTQLFGRTFAMPVGLGPVGLSGLYARRGEVQARKAAAAANVPFTLSTLSGCPIGEIARDGGAGFWFQLYIVKDRAFVSDMIARAKEAGCSALLLTVDLAVPGTRYRDYRAGLSTPPGEKGGSKRVSQLVGRPGWLWDVALHGRPLTLGNLEPLLGANAALGDLMGWVGRNFDASVTWDDVDWVRRQWDGPLVIKGILDPDDARAAVSAGMDGIVVSNHGGRQLDGTMSTARALPRIAEAVGGRMPVLADGGVRSGLDVVRMLALGANFVLLGRAWAYALAGGGQRGVAHVLELIEAEIRVAMALTGSTRIADIGPDTLEQP; from the coding sequence TTGCGGCGAGCGGCCAGCGTTTCGGATTATCGCGCGCTCGCCAAGGCGCGGCTGCCGCATTTCCTGTTCGAATATCTCGACGGCGGGTCGTACGACGAAGTCACGCTGGAACGGAACGTCGAGGATCTGCGCGCGCTCGCCCTGCGCCAGCGCGTGCTGCGCGACGTGTCGGACGTGCAGATTTCCACCCAATTGTTCGGCCGGACGTTCGCGATGCCGGTCGGGCTTGGCCCGGTCGGTCTGTCGGGTCTCTATGCCCGGCGGGGCGAAGTGCAGGCGCGCAAGGCGGCGGCGGCCGCCAACGTGCCCTTTACCCTGTCGACGCTGAGCGGTTGTCCGATCGGGGAGATCGCGCGCGACGGCGGCGCCGGCTTCTGGTTCCAGCTGTACATCGTCAAGGACCGCGCGTTCGTGTCCGACATGATCGCCCGCGCCAAGGAGGCTGGGTGCAGCGCCCTGCTGCTGACGGTCGACCTGGCCGTGCCCGGCACGCGTTACCGCGACTATCGGGCGGGCCTGTCCACGCCGCCGGGCGAAAAAGGCGGATCGAAGCGCGTGTCGCAACTGGTCGGCCGGCCCGGCTGGTTGTGGGACGTCGCGCTGCACGGCCGGCCGCTGACGCTGGGCAACCTTGAACCCCTGCTCGGCGCCAACGCCGCGCTCGGCGACCTGATGGGCTGGGTAGGCAGGAACTTCGATGCCAGCGTGACCTGGGACGACGTCGACTGGGTCCGCCGGCAATGGGACGGACCCCTGGTTATCAAGGGCATTCTCGACCCCGACGACGCGCGCGCGGCCGTCAGTGCGGGCATGGACGGCATCGTCGTGTCCAACCATGGCGGGCGCCAGCTTGACGGGACCATGTCCACCGCGCGCGCCCTGCCGCGCATTGCCGAAGCGGTCGGCGGGCGAATGCCGGTACTGGCCGACGGCGGCGTGCGATCCGGTCTCGACGTGGTACGGATGCTGGCGCTGGGCGCAAACTTCGTCCTTCTGGGCCGGGCCTGGGCCTACGCGCTGGCCGGCGGTGGTCAACGCGGCGTGGCGCACGTGCTGGAGCTAATCGAAGCCGAGATCCGCGTGGCCATGGCGCTCACCGGCAGCACGCGCATCGCCGACATCGGCCCGGACACACTCGAACAGCCTTAA
- a CDS encoding acyl-CoA thioesterase has product MTGRPAFAMDFTAAAADIDELGHVNNAVWVQWIERIAVAHWRSVADPAHDSAYFWVIVRHEVDYLRSAVEGETVRARTWVGEAPQGARFDRFVEFTGADGKARVRARTVWAIIDKAAGRPVRVPSEVIAPFLSGE; this is encoded by the coding sequence ATGACCGGCCGGCCGGCCTTCGCCATGGATTTCACTGCGGCGGCGGCGGACATCGACGAGCTTGGCCACGTCAATAACGCGGTCTGGGTGCAATGGATCGAACGGATCGCCGTGGCCCATTGGCGCTCGGTCGCCGACCCGGCCCATGACAGCGCCTATTTCTGGGTCATCGTCCGCCACGAGGTCGATTACCTGCGCTCGGCAGTTGAGGGCGAAACGGTCCGGGCACGGACCTGGGTAGGGGAAGCGCCCCAGGGCGCGCGCTTCGACCGCTTCGTCGAGTTCACCGGTGCCGACGGCAAGGCGCGGGTGCGCGCCCGCACCGTCTGGGCGATTATCGACAAGGCGGCCGGGCGGCCGGTCCGGGTCCCCTCCGAAGTGATAGCGCCCTTCCTCTCTGGCGAGTAA
- a CDS encoding TIR domain-containing protein translates to MSHRRAPPTPRSCGSVGLARIFLSYAREDRASIEGLAAALFGAGHDVWWDRQIGGGTRFSEEIDAALRDCDAVVVLWSPAAAASTWVLDEAAEGRDAGKLVPITLGEFRPPLGFRQYQSIDIGHWTAGTELPAELDDALGRLTKSGAPAPAAPVKTAAANRIAVCVLPFLNMSGDVEQDYFSDGISEDIITDLSKVSSLSVIARNTAFAFKGQSVDIKDVARQLGVSHVLEGSVRKAGSRVRITAQLIDGKAGDHLWAERYDRDLDDIFAIQDEISRAIVAALKLKLLPKEKSAIAQRGTTSAEAYNLYLMAHQYWIQGNWGDIRQLELVVKLCQRAIDIDPSYARALGLMAIVLNTLHNAFNQSDEDGTAAAERALAIDPSLAEPHCVIARRKFEDGDIAGAEASVARALELDPDSWAVQKEAARLAYHRGEIEQSAVHFARAVEIDPKDFYTWGMLVGIYPVVGMPERRQHAAEMAIAESERALMQDPTNGAAIISGVAGLAALGQNDRAREWIARAQLMCPDNDILRYNLACCLSDLGEVEAALDMLETVRKPSSSVIFAINSDPDLAPLRGNPRYQPIVDRLEATARAG, encoded by the coding sequence ATGTCGCATCGCCGGGCGCCGCCGACGCCGCGGTCATGTGGGAGTGTCGGGCTGGCCAGGATTTTCCTCAGTTATGCGCGTGAAGACCGCGCCTCGATCGAGGGGCTGGCGGCGGCCTTGTTCGGCGCCGGTCACGACGTCTGGTGGGACCGCCAGATCGGCGGCGGCACGCGTTTCAGCGAGGAAATCGACGCCGCCCTGCGCGATTGCGACGCGGTCGTCGTCCTGTGGTCGCCCGCAGCCGCCGCCTCGACCTGGGTACTGGACGAGGCTGCGGAAGGCCGCGACGCCGGGAAGCTGGTCCCCATCACGCTCGGAGAATTCCGCCCGCCGCTTGGCTTTCGCCAATATCAGTCGATCGACATTGGTCATTGGACGGCGGGCACGGAATTGCCGGCCGAGCTGGACGATGCGCTGGGCCGGCTGACCAAAAGCGGCGCACCGGCACCGGCCGCACCGGTCAAGACCGCGGCCGCCAACCGTATCGCGGTCTGCGTCCTGCCCTTCCTCAACATGAGCGGGGATGTGGAACAGGATTATTTCAGCGACGGGATCAGCGAGGACATCATCACCGATCTGTCCAAGGTGTCGTCCCTGTCGGTGATCGCCCGCAACACCGCCTTCGCGTTCAAGGGGCAATCGGTCGACATCAAGGACGTCGCGCGCCAGCTCGGCGTCTCTCACGTCCTCGAAGGCAGCGTGCGCAAGGCCGGCAGCCGGGTGCGGATCACCGCCCAGCTGATCGACGGCAAGGCGGGCGACCATCTGTGGGCCGAACGCTACGACCGCGACCTCGACGACATTTTCGCCATCCAGGACGAGATCAGCCGGGCGATCGTCGCCGCACTGAAACTGAAGCTGCTGCCGAAGGAAAAGTCGGCGATCGCGCAGCGCGGCACGACCAGCGCCGAAGCGTACAATCTGTACCTGATGGCGCATCAATATTGGATCCAGGGGAATTGGGGCGACATCCGCCAGCTCGAACTGGTGGTGAAGCTGTGCCAGCGCGCGATCGACATCGATCCGTCCTACGCCCGAGCGCTGGGACTGATGGCGATCGTCCTGAACACGCTGCACAACGCCTTCAATCAATCGGACGAGGACGGCACCGCGGCCGCCGAACGGGCCCTGGCCATCGACCCGTCGCTGGCCGAGCCGCATTGCGTGATCGCCCGGCGGAAGTTCGAGGATGGCGACATCGCCGGTGCGGAAGCGTCGGTTGCACGGGCGCTGGAACTCGATCCCGACAGCTGGGCCGTGCAGAAAGAAGCGGCGCGCCTGGCCTATCATCGCGGCGAGATCGAGCAGTCCGCGGTTCATTTCGCCCGCGCGGTCGAGATCGATCCCAAGGACTTCTACACCTGGGGCATGCTGGTTGGCATCTACCCGGTCGTGGGAATGCCCGAACGTCGCCAGCACGCGGCCGAGATGGCGATCGCCGAATCCGAACGCGCGCTGATGCAGGATCCGACCAACGGCGCGGCCATCATCAGCGGGGTCGCGGGCCTTGCCGCACTCGGCCAGAACGACCGTGCCCGCGAATGGATCGCCCGGGCGCAGCTGATGTGTCCGGACAACGATATCCTGCGCTACAACCTTGCCTGCTGCCTGTCGGATCTTGGCGAAGTGGAAGCGGCGCTCGACATGCTCGAGACCGTGCGGAAACCGTCCTCCTCGGTCATTTTCGCGATCAATAGCGACCCCGACCTTGCTCCCCTTCGCGGCAACCCGCGCTACCAGCCGATTGTCGACAGGTTGGAAGCCACCGCCCGCGCTGGGTGA
- the maiA gene encoding maleylacetoacetate isomerase: protein MTRPILYDYFRSSAAYRVRIALNLKQVDYESREVDLRTGEQRSDDYRALNPMGFVPMLEIDGQKLVQSLAIVNYLDLRYPNQPLIPAMKSDRAHVVALCLTVACDIHPLNNLRVLNYLKTELGHSQEEVDRWYAHWIGEGFPALEAMAAPQAGKFLYGDAPTVADVCLIPQMYNARRFDVPLNDYPTLLRAEENANKLEGFARAHPDRVEESQ from the coding sequence ATGACCCGCCCCATCCTTTACGATTATTTCCGCTCCTCAGCCGCTTACCGGGTGCGAATCGCGCTCAACCTGAAACAGGTCGACTACGAGAGCCGGGAAGTCGACCTGCGCACCGGAGAGCAACGGTCCGACGACTATCGCGCACTCAACCCGATGGGCTTCGTGCCGATGCTGGAGATCGACGGGCAAAAGCTCGTCCAGAGCCTGGCGATCGTCAATTATCTGGACCTGCGCTATCCCAACCAGCCGCTGATCCCGGCGATGAAGAGCGATCGTGCGCATGTCGTTGCCCTGTGCCTGACGGTGGCCTGCGACATTCATCCGCTCAACAATCTGCGCGTGCTCAATTACCTGAAAACCGAACTGGGCCATTCGCAGGAAGAGGTCGACCGCTGGTATGCGCACTGGATCGGCGAAGGCTTCCCCGCGCTCGAAGCGATGGCCGCGCCGCAGGCCGGCAAGTTCCTCTATGGCGATGCACCCACCGTGGCCGACGTCTGCTTGATCCCGCAAATGTACAACGCGCGCCGGTTCGACGTGCCGCTGAACGATTATCCGACGCTGTTGCGCGCGGAAGAGAATGCGAACAAGCTGGAGGGGTTCGCAAGAGCGCACCCTGACCGGGTGGAGGAGAGCCAATGA